DNA from Mesorhizobium sp. DCY119:
GGCTTCCTTCCCGCACCTTTTCTTGCACCGCCGCGGGGCTTCTTAGACATAGCCAGAAGCGCCTCGGACGTCTCCTTGGCGATTGCGCAGCACTATCCGCCCAGCCTCGGCGCGGCGTTTAACGGCTATGTCCAGATGCTCCGGAACAAGGTCTTTCATGTCCGCCCCGCCGCGTGCCTTCTGCAGCACCGAGTTCAGGTAGACAGCGATCGCTGGCGGCTTCGTCGGTGCAACCTTCAAGCCCCTGTCGATAACCCCCGCATGGCGTGCCGTCAGCCTGCCTGCACGGTGCTCCTCCGCGTATGGAAGGCGTTTGGTCTCATTCGTGTTAGCAACATGATCCAGCCGGCCCGGCAACGTCCGCGGAAGCGAGTCGGTCGTGTCCATGACATACGGCGCGATCGGGACGGGACGCCAAGGCGTGACGTGCTGGCGGCGAAGCGGGCCGCCTTCAAGGCTGTTCTTGACGTCCGCGTGTCCCCTAATACGCCTGCCGAGAAGCGGAACCTCGACCGACGTGACGCCCCACAGGGCGGTGCGGCTGGTTGTCCGCTCCATCGGCCGGCGCGGCTTGCCGTTCATGCGCAGAGCGGCTAGGTCGAACCACGGCTCGCCAGGCGGCGGCGGTAGTGCCTCGTCCTCCAAAGGCGGCCCGCCATTGTGACCGATGGAGGCGGTCATGCTGCTTTCTCGTGCGTATGGGCGTCCGTGGCAGGCGCCGCCATGACGCGCACGGCTTCGGTGCCATAGTCAAAGATAGAGACGCGCGCGCCTACGAGTTCGTCTGCGTCCTTTACGTCCTCCCGCACACCCGCCGCAGCGCAGAAGACGCGCAGGCGTCCGAGTCCGATCTCACGCACCGCGTCATTGGGGTTGTCAACGACGAAGTCCAGCATAAGTTCGCTGCCGTCCGTCGCTGCCATGCTAAGCCAAAGCGTGCCAGCCTCAACCACGGCCTCTGTCACAACCGCAACGTAGGGCATTGCCATAGCGCGCGGCGCTGCCCGCAAGGGCAAAGCGCCCGCGTCGCTAATGGCCCTTTCTTTCCCCTTTAGGGGAAGAAAGGGTTTGGGGGACATCATGTCCCCTCTACGATTGCTAGAGGGGACATTGTTGTCGTTTTGGTGGGACACGAATGTCCCCTCTACGGAATGCGTTCTGCAATCCAAAATAGGCTTTCCGAAATTGCTTGAACGAACGGTGTCGGCACCGCGAAACCACCAATTCACACCATATCGTGTGGATGCCCTGCCAGCCGGTTCACGGACGATAGAGATACGCCCGTCGGCAAGAAGAGCCTTTCGGGCCCGCTGCACGGTTTTCACGCTGATCGGCACACGGTCAACAATGAACGTGCGCGCACACTCGGAATAGCCATTCTTACGATTGAACGCGGCCACTATTTTCTGCAACACGCGATACGTGGCATCGGTGATACTGGAGTCTTCGTTGGCGTCCTCGAGGAATGCCATCTTCTCCCAAGCGTAGGGCCGGAGTGCACCCTTACGCTTCGCCATGCGCCAACCCCGATGCAGGAAGCGGGTATGAAGGCGCCGTGAAATGTTTCAACTGACGCGCCTTGCGCGCACCTTCCCACGCGGAATTGAATTCGTTTCCCCATCGGCGATATTCCTCGCCGCGCTCCCACACCGACACATAAACCGCCGTGCCTTCGTCAGTCGTGCCAGTGCGGTCAATCAAGCCATGGCTACGCAATTGAAAGATCGCGCGTTGCAGTGTTCTCCTGCAAACGCCGGTACGGCGCTCTAACTCCTTATGTGTCAGCCGGCTTTCGCCCTTGAGAAGGCTCTCCTCGGCTATATCCATGGCAACGCGCATGGCTGTGCGGGACGGAGCTAGTTTCGATACCGCTCCCATATAGTCCATAGAACGTTCGACGTCCCGCTCTGGAACGTCTTCAATGCTTTGATATGTCATCTGCTACCCTTCAGGGGAGATTTGGTTATGGTTCTTGCCAGTTGATGGCTGGTCTTTGTTAGGACGCCACCCGCGCAGCGCGGTTATTGTCATTGGCGTGGTCGTAGACGGCCGTACGCCGATTGGCGGCCAGCCACGCTTCGAGGTCGGGGAGGGCATAGCGAACCGATCCGCCGAGCTTCATATAAACCGGGCCGGTTCCGCTCATTCTGGTCTTGTTGAGCCATGATGCAGATTTGCCAATTTTGGCCGCGGCATCTTTTGTTGAAAAAAACACTTGACAGGGTCTCCCGTATATATGGTACACGTTGACAGTCGGATTATCTTGGCGCTATTTGCGTGCGCGCATAACCGATATCACTGGAAGATTTGTTGCGCCATGTCAAGGCCGTTCCGGCTTTTTCATTCTTTTTCTTTTGGCGCGACGATATCCAGCCATTTCCATCCTTCGAATTTGTCGCCGCGCTGCCGCAACTGCGTATACCGTTGCAAGCTGGCCCATGACCGATGACCGCTTACGGCTGCAACATGCGGGATAGAATTACCGAGCTCGAATAGCCGCGACACGCCTTCATGCCGCAGATCGTGGAAGTGAAGCCGTTGCTCGTCAGGCATCTCATCTGTCGTTATCCCGAGAACCTTGCACGCCCGCGTGAAGGCCGCACCGATGGCGTCGACGGAATAGGGGAAGATTTCCGGCTTGGTCCGCGACATGGTCTTGATGACGCGCATGGCCTCGGGCGGCAGGTCCACATAAACGTCGTTCCCAGATTTTTGGCCGGGGTGTTTCATATCTCTCACAAGGATGCGCGAATGCTCCTCGTCGAGGTCGGCCCATGTGATGCGGGTGATCTCCTCCATGCGCCTCGACGAGAACAGGGCGAATACCACGATCTTTGCCATTGGTGCGGAATGCGGTGCGCGGACTTGCCGCTCCATGAAATGTTCTAACAGCAGATCTAGTTCGGGCAGGGAAGGGCGCCGGTCTCGCTTGGTCGATTTACTGGTCTTATCATGAC
Protein-coding regions in this window:
- a CDS encoding site-specific integrase is translated as MGTITERKRKDGKPSYMAQIVKKQKGAIVWREAKTFTSKREAKAWASYREAELDKPGVLDDLKKPSSTLADAIDRYTLEKRSIGRTKEQVLRSIKDYTIAGMECSAIRSADIVTFADELAKGERKPQTIGNYISHLAAIFRDAKPAWGIPLDYAEMQAAQRVLSRHDKTSKSTKRDRRPSLPELDLLLEHFMERQVRAPHSAPMAKIVVFALFSSRRMEEITRITWADLDEEHSRILVRDMKHPGQKSGNDVYVDLPPEAMRVIKTMSRTKPEIFPYSVDAIGAAFTRACKVLGITTDEMPDEQRLHFHDLRHEGVSRLFELGNSIPHVAAVSGHRSWASLQRYTQLRQRGDKFEGWKWLDIVAPKEKE
- a CDS encoding helix-turn-helix domain-containing protein, translated to MFFSTKDAAAKIGKSASWLNKTRMSGTGPVYMKLGGSVRYALPDLEAWLAANRRTAVYDHANDNNRAARVAS